CAGAGAAACCCGAACGGATGACGAAGCGGATTCAGCCGGcattcctctttttgttgcAAGCACCAGTTCCTCAGACCaactctgacacacactcagacacacacatacacacacacacaccgtttcCCTTGTTTCTGTCTTGGTCCACCTACACGTGACCACATGCTCGTGGGCGTGGCCTCTCCTGATTAGGTTTCCGGACCAAGCATGGCGGTGGCGAGCCTGGCTGAGAGCGTCGATGCAGTCTATTCAGGACACAAGCAGGATGGAGAGAAGATGGTTTGGATGATGAGAGGGTTAAAAATCCAGGCTGctattttacacttttctttGGCACAGCGCTCCTCTTGGCCTGCCACAGGTGGTTGTGGATTGTCAGGGCGTCCACGCTGACCGACACAGTCTTGGCGGGAATGACGGTGAACTGCTTCCGGTCCGAGCTGTACTTGTACAGCTTGTCGATCATCTTCTTGCTGATGCTCTTGGGTCCGGTGCCCGTCAGCTTATGGATCTCCTCCGTGTCGGGGAAGTACGAATACAGCGCCCTGAACTGACAGCCGCCGTCACGAAACAGGATCATCAGGTGGTTGGACTCACATTTCTCCAACTCCTGATCAACAACAGTTAGCAATAAGAACAGTTAGACCTTTACATCAGAAAAACTGGCTGAGATTTTCTATCTTGAGACGAGATATTTAGATCAGGATCAGTTCCAGCAGTggataataataaataatcataataagGGAAACGAAAagtcaagttttgtttttgtaatacCGAGTTTGGCCTCAAGAGGCCGCACAAACTCCAATCGATTTATCTGTTCATGGCTATTTGAGTTGAGTTTaagttttctcatttctctcttttggctcaaaatggaaaaacacaaaagcaaatgtgATTGCATTATTTCCAATCTCAACAAAACCTATATCAAATGATTGATCAATGATTTCAGAGACTTTTTGGCCTCGGTGACGCCTCACGTGCGACGAAAAAAACAGTTGGTACCTCGAGGATCTGGTTCTTCTGGGGCTCGTTGACTTTGCCCGCCAGGCAGCAGTGGGAGATGGCGTTGTGGATGATTGGCTTGTTTGACTTGGCGCTGGGCTCCTTGAATAGTTTGGGACCTGAAAAGGAGGAAAGCCGGTTGAACAACATGAGAACTCAGAACAAGAGAGAACATAATGAATCAGAGGAGCAGAAATTAATTacactttgtgtctctgtgaggTAGCTGCTGTTTAATTTATCGACTCCAAACGTGAAaggatctttttctttcttttttttttcttttctctaaaTCAACGATCGTATAAGTAACATTTAAAACCCAACCAGGGGTCCTGTCATTAAATTCAACCTGATCGCagctgagaagaaaaaacaaagcactgtAATCATTCCTGCGTACTAACCGGTATATTCAGCcatggaggtgatggaggacgCGGTGGAGCCGTTGTCccagtctctctctgcagctcggCTGTTGTTTCGGCTGCCTGGAAACGACTCCACTGAGTCACAGCTGGAGGACACAAAGGAAGACACAGGCTGAATAATTATACGCTTTTCTGTTTACAGAAAACACTTCAAATCGTGAAAGTAAACGAAGCACAGAATGTTATTCTGAGGTTTGTACCGCTGGGAACCGGCTCCTCCGGAGTTCACGCTGTCGGCCTCGTTGGTCGCAGCCGAGGCCAAAGACAGACTGGACCCTGACTGGGCGTTACTCAGGTTGtcagctgagaggaggagaggagacagttTTAATGTTTCTATGCTTCTGTCCCTGAGGTTTGAGTCTTCTGATTTATGTGCAACCTGTGAgattctaataaaataaaataatcacacTTTAGACTAAAACTCAAAGACGCTGTACAGGAAACAAGAATAAAATCGtcaataaaaagataaaagtaaTCGTCATCGAGGGTATCGATGTGAGGATCTTACGTGTGGAAGAGCACTTGGAGAAACTTTCGCTGGAGGATTCCTCCCTGAAGACGGACTTgggtctgtgtttctgtttgggtTTGGGGTTCTTGGGTTTGACGAGGCCTTGTTCCTCAAACAtctcctgctgcttcctccGCAGATACTCCTGCTTAATGAGCTCCCGCCGcgtcttctcctcctctttacGCTGCCGGTCCTCCTCAGCCTTCCGTCTGCAATCGGAAACAAACGCCTGGTtgtcagcagatttttttttttttgtggagtaATGTACGAATGCTGATATTAacgttggtttaaaaaaaaaaaaaaagttacctcGCTTCGTCTCGTTTCAGCTCAGATTCTGCTTCTAGTTGTTGTTTTCGGAGTCGAGCCTCTTCAGctttcttctgctgcttcagcaaGAACGCTGCTCGTTTCTTAGCAAGTTCATCCTCGGCCTTCTGCTCGTCCTGGTTGACGGGAACGCATCATAATcgttttaatatttaaacatttgggTACTGATGACAAGGTAAAGATCAATTCATAGTCCAAAGGTGgcttaaatatttcatttagtgTTGGATGCACCAAACATTTAATGACACAGACCTGAAGTTGTGAAATCATCATGACTGGAATCAGAACAAAATGGGTAAATTACCTTGAAGAAGAAGCCCAAGACTGACTTCTGCTCTGCGTCAGCTCCTTCTGCCGTTCTTTCTTCAggagcctcctcttcctccggaGCTTTCAGGTCCGACAGATCGACCTCGATCAGGTGGGCTTTGCTGCGCTGCGCCTCTTCTGTTGGTATATTCTCTTTCCCTGAACCGTCTGAGGAGTTGAGGTCGGACTCTTTGGCGGCGCTGGACTCGTCCGAGGACATTTCTGCGGCAGCCACCGCCGTCAGGTCCACTCGGGTCGGCAGGCGCACGTTGGCCTCGTCGCGAAGCCGGAAGGTGGCGCTCCGAATGTGGCCGGAGCCCGGCCTGTCGATTGTCTCCGCTGCTGTGGGGTTTTTGGGGCTGTCGGGCTGCTCCACTCTGGGGGACCTGCCCCCAGATAAATGCCTCGGATGTGGCAGTGTCTCCGACCCGCTCTGTGTGGGGGTGAGGGTCCTGGAGGCCTGCCGGCTCTGCTCCTTGGATATTTTCAGTTCTGATGGTTTGGACCTGGAGCTCCGGCCTGAGCTCAGCTTGGGGGGTTTCCTGGTGGGGGCGGTGCCAGCGCTCGGGACGTGCTCCATGTAATGAAAGCCCGCCCCCACCTTAGAATCACTGTTTTTGTCTCcggtgggaggaggaggtggagcggCACCTGGGGAGGACTGTACATTCTGTTTCATCAGCATCTCCTGCTGCAGCGACAGCTGCATCATCTGCTGCTGGATGCTGCCGATGGCTTCGTTCAGCAGCTCGATGGAGCGGCTGCACTCATTCAGGTCCAACTCTTCATCTTGATAGAAGCTGCCGCCGTTTCCCTTCTTGTCTGCGTCTAAGGCACCGGGCGGGGTGGTTCCCTCCAACTCTTTGTCCCCCCTCAGGGCATCAACACACATGTCATCTTTACTCGACCGTCCTTTTTCCCCGTTGAGCTCGTCTTTAGAGATGTCGGCTTTGACCGGGTTGGGTAAAGTGTCGCTCTTGCCTCCACCTTTCTTTACGATGTGCAGGAAAGCCGCCTTTCCCAGCTTCTGCCTCTGTCTCGCCGACAGcacctccatcttcttcttctggtgCTCAATGGCACGTCgcttctcctccagctgcatGTGCAGCTGGACGATTTCAGAAGCCAGCACATTAGCACCACCGCTGCCGTCCCCTGTACGATTGCACCCCCCCATGGGTGAGGAGGGGCTCTGGTCTCTTTTCAGCCTCCAGGACGAGGGCAGGGGCCCGCTGCTCTCTGATCCATCAGGAGTGGTCCTTTGGGAGCTGGAGGCACTGGAGCGTAGGTCGTGGTTGCTGCCGAAGCGCTGCTGTTGGGCTTTACGCTCGGCGAAGGAGGTCATGCGCACGCTGCCGCTGGCCATGCTGCTGGCCTGGGAGTGGGCGCTGAGACAGGGGCTGGAACGGCCACTGCCCCCATTCAAATCTTTGTCCTCGTGCTCTTTCACATTCATATCCTCTTGGAGTTTGGctgattcttcttcttcctcatcatcttcctcgTTGAAGGCTTTTCTGGGCCAGTTGGGGTCTTTAGTGGTGACTGCTTCGTCCaaatcctcttcctcctcatcgaGGTCCTCCAGCTCGGCGTCCAAGCTCTGGCCAGACTTTGGTTCCTCAGAATCTGAATGCAGGTAGAAACCCCCGGCTGTCTCTCTGGACGAGGGGTCCACGCTGCTAGTGACGGTGGGACTGAATCCCACCTGACCCTGAGGAGGCTCCTCGGACAAATCTGCCTCCTGGCCCGGAGGGGTGAAGGTTTGGTTTAGACTGCAGGGCGCTTTCCTTCGAACAGCTGATGTAGATCCATCTCCTCGGCGTAAAGAGCCCCTTCCTGAGGAGCGGGGCCCCTCACcacactcctcctccttgttTAGGCATATAGACTTCTCTTTAGCCGTTTTGATCACGGCAGGCATCAGTGGTTCAAGGTAAAAGCTATCTGTTGCAGGTTTGGACTCAGTGGAAGGTTTGGATCCAACAGTGGCAGCTGCTTGTGCCCCGTCCACCCATTTTGGCGTGGCGGAAGCATCAGTCCTTGAGACCGCCGCCAGAGGCTCTTCCTCCCCTTCGGTGCTGACGTTGCCGAGCAGGCCGTGGCCGTTGACTCGGCGCATCGCAGGCTGTGATGGCTGGTGAATTGCAGTCTGGTGTTTAGGCGTGACGTTGATGGCGTTGGAGGCCAGGCTGTCCTTACTTATGGAGCGAGCCAGACTCACGCTGTCACCAGAGGCCATGTCTGCATCGCTGTCTGTGGTTGAATGCAACATAAAAGGGCTCAGCGTGGACAGCggcctgcagacacagagcatGGGAAACcctcattttaaaaagccacTTGCTTTATTTAAACCGCCACTTTCCATCGATTATttccagtaaaataaaaaaaagagtttttgaaatatattgaaTGAGAAAAGTTTTGCTTTCATGCTATTTTCAGATACCTCTGCCTCTTGTCAGGCCACGCGACAACAGAGCCTCGGGGCTGTCCGTCCATCTGAGTCAGAGAGTTTGAACGGTTTCTCAGACCTGACCAGAAACACATGAGGTGACTCAAACGGCTCATTAACCACAATATAATATGAGTTGTTGATGAATCTAATGCTGGGAAACACGTAGGATCTAAAGGTGTGCATGTTTTCTCACCTGCACCATCCTCTCCTTGTTGCTTCTGCTGCCTCTGTCGCAGGGGCAGAAGAGGGTGGGAAGGACTGAAGGTTGGGCCTCCTTTACTGAAAtccaaaaaacaacagaaatcagAACGCACCATTTACGTCTCAGTGGATCATCCCAGTACAGAGGTCACGCCcaagacaaaaagacacatgTTCTGCCAACCAAATACcatctgcacacacagtgagagccaagaaattcaatttaacaccaaacacaaaaacaacatgacaatTTGATGGAATCTTTTCAGGCAACTAACCTTAACTCACACAGCTAACAACTAACATCATGATAATACTACAAACCAGTTTGACTTCAAGCACATTATTATTCACTTTGGTGCAGGAGAGGAAGGATTAGAGGTGAAGAGCACGtgaaatgaaagtcagacaCGGCTGCATATCTACCCATCGTTGTAGGGTTACTGAAACTGGTTAGCAGACAGGATCATGATGAGGTGGAATGAGAAGGAAAGTGAGAGATGACTTACAGGGGGTCAGAGTCTTCAGGGTGCAGGAAGTACCTGTTACAGACTTCAGGGCTGCTTTGGTCAGCCACACCAGGGCTGGCCAGGAAGCTGCGCTTGGTGGCGTTGGAGATGGGCACGGATGGACGGGCACTCTTGGGCTGAGCTATGGCTCGAGCTGGAGAGGAGAAGTTGATCAGTAAAACATCAGCTGGAAGTGAAGTTCATTGAGGAAACGGTTTTACCTGAGGAGGCTTTTGTCACACAACAACAATCTGTCATATCTTCATCGTGTCATACTTACCATCTTTAAACTCCTGCAGGTCTCTGGGCTGGACAAACTCTGGCTTGACAGTCTCGAACCACCAGAAGAGTTCAGCAATGAACACCATCACGTTGTGCTacatggacagaaaaaaataaatcatgaccCACCAGGTCAAATTTTAACTTTACTGTAATCATTTACGTGTGCGCTTGTGCACCTTGAGCACGAGTGGCGAGTAGAGCAGGTCTTCCGTTGTCAGATAGAAACTTTTGTTCAGATACTCGTTGGCAAACTCTCTGAGTAGCTGGATGTTGTACAGGCTGTCAGCAATGGAGGGCACTTCCTTCAGGCAAATATCTGTTCGGGCGGGCAGACAGCAAGTCAGATCAGGACGTAACTCAATGACCTGATGCCTTTAAATGTCACGCTGACTTGACTGGACCGGAAAGTAGCGTGCAAGAGTCAGAAATAGTCTCACGCATAGATATTAAATTCAACGTTAGCAAGAAAAAGCCTGGTGGTTTAATGTAGCTATTGAACGAGGGCGTGTTTGTGAGAGTGTGTACAGCATACCCTCCAGTTTCATGAGGTCTGGGCAGTAGTAATGGACCACGGTGAGCAGTGCAGCTCCGTCACAAACATCCCTCATCAAGTCTTCAAGCAGCGGGAAGAACGGCAGCTGCCGGCCTGAAGCGTGCTCCCGACGATACCGCACCTAACCCCcgggacaggagaggaggacgacagtttaatgaaaagaaaagccgCAGCAGCTACACACTCCACCATGATACCACCAAAGAATGACAGTTAATGCTCTGGCCAACTCATTTAAGCATCAGGTCAAGGTTCTCCCCAGGAGTTTCAAaggaagctgttttgttttttggttttatacACATAATCCAAGAGCAGGTTTCATATAATAACCCATTTTAGGGAGAACCCTGAAGAGCAGTTTAACTGCGAAGAGATGGAGGTGAAGGTGTTAGAGCAGTGATATGACACACACAGTAGATGGTCAGCCTTTCCTCCAGGCTTTAATGAGGGAAAGCAGCCATCGGTGAAGCCCAGTCAACTCAGGCGACATGAAGCAGCTGACTCGGACAGAAACTGGGGTAATCACTGGCCCACTTATGGCTGCCACAGAAACTCACTCACCCCAAAAGCATTAGTTTAGGACACATGCTCTCTACAGCTGAGAGAATGGCCATTTCCACTACTTATTTCAGCTTCCAAATtactctgacacacaaacaagcttGATACAAGAGACCTGAATGATGTAGGCTGAGCATTCCTACACAGGAGATGAAATATGATTTGGAACAACAGAAATAGAGATGCCGAAGCAGTCTGCACTGACTGGTACTGCTGGTTGTATCACAAAATCCCTCTGCACGGCATTCAAATATTCAGCCTACACTGGAAACACCGCTCCCTACATGATGACTAATGAATCTGACACCTACTGTGGTTCTAATGAAAAGAGGCATGGGGGCAATTAAGCTGTTTACAAATGCAGGAGAGTTAAACCCTGAAGTAGGATGGGAGAAGTCCAAAATAAACTGCTTAAATTTCAGGCCCAGTAATCACCCGATCCTTAATGTGTGGCAGAGCTGTTGTACTGTTGTAAAACGAGGTGAGGTAGGACATTTTTTATCTATTTGGGGATATTCCATAAAACTATAGCAGGTGTAGTCAGGCAGGTACTGACACAGTTCACAGGTGAAACTGAACCAAACGAGCTCGACAGAAGTGAGTCTGTACCGCTTCAGAGAGCTCCTCTCACTTCAGCATGCTGCGGGCCAGCTCGTGCACGACATCAGGCTAAGGCACGcacgtacacacgcacacagaggaaacagtgTGTGAGAGCAGAAGAGAGAAACTGAAGGGTGAATGACATAGCAGATCAGTGAGGGGAGGTTGGCCTGGGATGGGACTGCGAAGCAAAGGAGGGGTGTACGCAtggttttgcttttattctccCTTGGCAAGCAAAtaccagacagacacacacactctcacacacactcactcactcacacagggCAAATCTACATGGCCTACTTAAGCTTGAAATGAGGTAGCAAACAAAGAGCAGCTAAAACAGCACCTGACAAAGGTTATATTCACCTTAGACCAGCATATAGACATATTTGCCacaaggatttaaaaaaaagaaagaaagaaaaaggtaaataaTAATTGTCAGCTTCTCCCCCTTGCTGACACACGGGCTACAAGCAGCACAGAATGAGCTTGAATGAGCCACGGTGGAGTGTGCgcacacatcaacacagaaCTATGCGTGCAAGGGGGAGGAAATAAGGAGGAAGAAAATGGGGTTatggggggaggtgggggtcaGGGCTGGCATCCAACTTACAGGGACTAGTTTCCAATACCATTTGGAGGGAGACTATCCAGTTTGCAGGGAtaagagaggggagggagggacagaTGAGGAACAGGAGCAGAAAGATtaacaggtcagaggtcacagacaAAAGGATCGGATCTGCTTCCGGTTtaaacagagaaaaggagagcagGATCAGAACAGCTCCAATTAGGGAGAAACATTCCTGTTGCCTTTTGCCTTGAGCCAAAACTTCATGAGGtttcaaataaaagcaaaaagtcGACCAAAAGCCAGACATATTGGAGATACTAGCAGGAATAAGTTGTGGGGTCAAGTATCAAAGAAGCAAATGCAAGACACTGAGAATGGCTGTACCTTTTGGTGGCTGGGGGACTCCAGCGGGTGGTGTTTGACTTTATGCTCCCTCTCTGTGATCTCCCTCATCTTCATGTTcagctgcaaaataaataacaagagAGTCAGTAAAGTTTGCATGTGCTCCAGAAACGAGGTCACTCAGAGAAACCAGGTTATGCAGATAAGTTATTTAACCTGCTAACTGTAAATCTGAGCACACACGCAGCAGGTCAGCGAAGATTTCTGCCAACTTGTTTGGTTTTCAGAGGGTTGTTTCAATCGAGGACAAATGATGTAGTTGTCTGAGGTGGAAAAGTTGGGATATCAATGCAAAGTGCAATGAAAACTGGCTCAGTGAATAACTCACTGATTTACAGGAGACGCGAGTTtcctgagggttttttttttttaaatcatcagaATATTTGAGAAATTAACTTCCCTCTGAGCATCTACCTTAAAATGTAGGAAAAggataatagaaaaaaatattttgaatagcTTTTTGAATAGCTGCTTAATCGTagcaatttatcaaataaattttttttccccaatttaaCTTCTCAGTGGGAGGATTTGCTTCTTTCCTCAGCTTGACATTTTAAAGATTATTTGTAGGCCTTGTATTCTTCTTCCAAAAAAATTCTTTTGAAACTTCAGCTTATTAGAAAAATATATGGAACATATAATTTATTGGTGAAtcaacatgatttaaaaaaaaaaaaaaaaaaaaacagtatacAGATCCTCAGATAATGATGGTGCGATACATCACGATGATTCACTGCATCATGGCTTTTACTGCCTCAGGTCTGAGTGCAGCTTTCCTTTAGCTCATGACTGAGCAGCAGGACTCAAGCAGACAAGCGGTCAACTGTTGTTCTCATTCACTGTGGTGAATGAAATGCAGATTAAAACCAGCCTGGTGTTAGTGTGCGTGCTGTGATGCTTCTTATATCTGGGTTGTGTGTCTGAACCTTGTTGATCCAGAAGACCATGGCGTCCTCCAGGTCAAAGGGCAGCTCCTTGGAGGCACTGAACGTGGAGAAGCGCTTGACAGAAGCTACCACTTTCTCGATGCTGATCATCTCCACTGTGTAGGCCATCATCAGGGCATCAATCATCGGCATGTGAGCACTCtgggagggagagcgagagaaacAGGGCAAAATGAGATGGTGAGACTGAAAAATTTAGACAATGCTCCTGCTCATTTCTTCTAcgactgaaatattgcaggaTTGCAAATAACAGGATTCAAAACCTCCTCAAATCTAACAGAGGCTGCAGGACTTAGAACTCAGGAggatttcctttttcattccTAAAAACTTCTTCCATCCCTTTCTGTAAGTACAAATGCGTTCAACAAccaaaaacactgctgctgtcacagttTAACAGTTCACCCTATAGCCCAGAATTTACCACCCATAACATTCTCCCTATGAcatcttatttttcctttcaaaatcCTGTTCCAAATTTACCCACAATGCAATTAGAACCTGATTGTTCAGTTAGAGATTCAGCTGCATTATCTGGTTTCATGTAATGTAGCTGATGACCTCATGCAAGGCTGCAGAGATCTGGCAACGTTGACTTCTCTCCAAGTCCACACCCTGTGTTCAACCGAAACTGGCTCAAGTGACCCAATTTatcatatttcacatattttaatAGTGAAGGCACATCTTTTGCAAGCACAATAATACTGCTCaaaatggtttgtttgaagaaTATTCTAACTATTGCTTTGGCAGGTAATCCTGCATCAtttgatggctttttttccccccaatggATCGTGGTACTTAGTGCACTACAAGTTGTGGACAAATGGATGAGATTAATGGATAAGGAAGCCATCTAATTCAGATTTCCTCTTCCAAAACAATTGTGCAGCTTTAAATAACCACCCATTCTTAATCAGAGGTGATTCAGCAGAAGGGTGTCCAACCTTAAACCCCCTCTCTGCATCCTAATGCAATCAAAAGCCCCAGCAGGGGCATTTTTAGTGCGAATGGTCCAACACCTGGTGCCTGCTGATCAAAATATCAATCCATTGAGAGGCAGGGTGGGAATTAACACCAGACAAATACTAACAAACTTGTCCCCAGCTGGCAAAACGCAAACCTTaatttctaattttatttttgcaaaagtCTGTTTTGTTCACACTACTACAGCTTTGTGTGATGTGCTTGCATCCTAATCCGATTGGTGATGGACGTGCGGTGAAATTAGGCTGGTTAACATAACAAATGAAAGCTATTCAGAGCTTTCTCCACAGCACAACCTACATGGAAGAAAACAACAGTGAAGAGCCAACTCCAGACAAACCTTGACTGCGATACTGAAGCACGGCAAAGTTTATACATAAAGAGACGATTGAAGGCGCTgaggaaatgaaatcaaaggCTGGTTGAGATCCATCGGGTCAATCAATTCACTTATACAGAAGGTATTGTGCATCTAATCTGAGCAGACCTCTGTTCTAAACTGCTGCATCTCTGCCCTCATTTAAAGAATAACGGTACCGAAGGTTAGGCCATGGTTTTAAATCACTGCAGTGATGGTGCAACATTCCCAGATCTCAACAACAACTGGCACGTACAACATTATCAGAAGCTACGGAAAAAATTAAGTCCAAGATGTACAAtgacaaaattgtgttttccttttgccGCTTTCATTTAATGTGTGAAGTATAAGATTCAgctacaacacaacacaagtaGAAAATATCAGAAGCGTCACTAAGCGCTGCTCAACAGATACTAAAAAGGACAAATTTAAACAATGATGCTCTGTTCAATCTTTTGTTCTCCAACAATCACTCTGCCCTTCAGCAGCACAGCGTCAAGTCCCGTGGGGAGCACAAGCTTCTGTTGccctgagctgtgtgtgtacatgctgactgacagacagacagacacgcacacacaaatgtatatgTACACAAAAGTTTAAGTGGACTCCAGAGTATAGCTAGCCTCTGCAGGATGCTGCAGAATGATAATCAGACAAGGTGCAGTCGAAACATCTGCAGGTATGAGATCTCTTCCATTCACACGCACAAAGTCCCAAAAAAATGGAGGTTGCTATGGAAACGCCATGTCAAGTCAGCAAACTGGGAGGAAGGAGGATGGTTACAGCAGCCTATCACTGATAAGCGGTGTCCCGCTCAGAATTTTCCATCCCCTCACCAGGCTTTTGTGTCTGGCTGCTTACACACAGGCCTGCGTGGATTATTTTGTCATGGCCGCTAACAGGAAAAGCAGACGCACATCCCAGACAAGTCAGCCTGCAGAGGGGAGGCCTGCTCAACACTGCCGctggtttccatggtaacaaAAAGGGTCAGAAGATGGCTGGGAGCAGCCGAGCTGGTTGGCTTTAACGCTATCCTGGTGAAACTGCGAGACGggacggggaggggggggggttctgttCTTCATTTACTACACGGTGACGTGATGCTGTTGTTACAGGTGACGGCTCAGAGGACGTAGGATACAGACAAAGGACATTAAACCTGTCTAAGAGCCGAGCTGTGAAAATATAAAGAGTGTGACACTCATATGATGACACAAAGGGTCACTGGAGCCAAGCCACCTCTTTCCTGTGCAAGGAAATATGACCTTTGCAAACAGATTTCCAGAATCAAACTAATACATTAAAAAGCATATGGCTGTGTTGAAGGTATTTCAACTCAGCACTGGAGGATGTAGGGCAAAGAGTTCGGGCCAAAATTTAGCAAATGCGCTTAACGGCTTTACAAAAATGTAGGTGAGAAAATATCACAGACAATAAAATCCATTCTTAAAAGTATTAACGCAACAGTAACCCTCTTAACACTGATGCCCCTGATTAAACTGCCTGTTCTGAGAGCACAAACGACTCATTTACTGAGGatttgtag
The nucleotide sequence above comes from Echeneis naucrates chromosome 9, fEcheNa1.1, whole genome shotgun sequence. Encoded proteins:
- the camsap1b gene encoding calmodulin-regulated spectrin-associated protein 1-B isoform X3, whose product is MDVDFCAGGDSTRRKVDLAGVAEGTLDVVPLEMYDSARAKIAANLRWLFAKAYGIDHIPEDLRDPFYTDQYDQEHIKPPVIRLLLSCELYCRVCTLILKTEQAASLQSHLSVIQALSRKGIYVVESDDTPVTDGDLACVPIKMSAHMPMIDALMMAYTVEMISIEKVVASVKRFSTFSASKELPFDLEDAMVFWINKLNMKMREITEREHKVKHHPLESPSHQKSPSKWYWKLVPVRYRREHASGRQLPFFPLLEDLMRDVCDGAALLTVVHYYCPDLMKLEDICLKEVPSIADSLYNIQLLREFANEYLNKSFYLTTEDLLYSPLVLKHNVMVFIAELFWWFETVKPEFVQPRDLQEFKDARAIAQPKSARPSVPISNATKRSFLASPGVADQSSPEVCNSKGGPTFSPSHPLLPLRQRQQKQQGEDGAGLRNRSNSLTQMDGQPRGSVVAWPDKRQRPLSTLSPFMLHSTTDSDADMASGDSVSLARSISKDSLASNAINVTPKHQTAIHQPSQPAMRRVNGHGLLGNVSTEGEEEPLAAVSRTDASATPKWVDGAQAAATVGSKPSTESKPATDSFYLEPLMPAVIKTAKEKSICLNKEEECGEGPRSSGRGSLRRGDGSTSAVRRKAPCSLNQTFTPPGQEADLSEEPPQGQVGFSPTVTSSVDPSSRETAGGFYLHSDSEEPKSGQSLDAELEDLDEEEEDLDEAVTTKDPNWPRKAFNEEDDEEEEESAKLQEDMNVKEHEDKDLNGGSGRSSPCLSAHSQASSMASGSVRMTSFAERKAQQQRFGSNHDLRSSASSSQRTTPDGSESSGPLPSSWRLKRDQSPSSPMGGCNRTGDGSGGANVLASEIVQLHMQLEEKRRAIEHQKKKMEVLSARQRQKLGKAAFLHIVKKGGGKSDTLPNPVKADISKDELNGEKGRSSKDDMCVDALRGDKELEGTTPPGALDADKKGNGGSFYQDEELDLNECSRSIELLNEAIGSIQQQMMQLSLQQEMLMKQNVQSSPGAAPPPPPTGDKNSDSKVGAGFHYMEHVPSAGTAPTRKPPKLSSGRSSRSKPSELKISKEQSRQASRTLTPTQSGSETLPHPRHLSGGRSPRVEQPDSPKNPTAAETIDRPGSGHIRSATFRLRDEANVRLPTRVDLTAVAAAEMSSDESSAAKESDLNSSDGSGKENIPTEEAQRSKAHLIEVDLSDLKAPEEEEAPEERTAEGADAEQKSVLGFFFKDEQKAEDELAKKRAAFLLKQQKKAEEARLRKQQLEAESELKRDEARRKAEEDRQRKEEEKTRRELIKQEYLRRKQQEMFEEQGLVKPKNPKPKQKHRPKSVFREESSSESFSKCSSTPDNLSNAQSGSSLSLASAATNEADSVNSGGAGSQRCDSVESFPGSRNNSRAAERDWDNGSTASSITSMAEYTGPKLFKEPSAKSNKPIIHNAISHCCLAGKVNEPQKNQILEELEKCESNHLMILFRDGGCQFRALYSYFPDTEEIHKLTGTGPKSISKKMIDKLYKYSSDRKQFTVIPAKTVSVSVDALTIHNHLWQAKRSAVPKKSVK